In the Larimichthys crocea isolate SSNF chromosome XXI, L_crocea_2.0, whole genome shotgun sequence genome, one interval contains:
- the nudt4a gene encoding nudix (nucleoside diphosphate linked moiety X)-type motif 4a isoform X2, with the protein MEPEEEPYGAAMREVYEEAGVKGKLGRLLGIFEHNQDRKHRTYVYTLIVTETLEDWEDSVNIGRKRKWFKVDEAIRVLQSHKPVHAEYLRRLTNTCNPTCSPVCSPTNGNTQSSQVTDNNTPHYVVCATQGPELVNR; encoded by the exons ATGGAACCGGAGGAGGAGCCCTATGGAGCCGCTATGAGGGAGGTGTATGAAgag gctGGTGTGAAGGGAAAGCTTGGCAGACTACTTGGCATTTTCGAG CACAATCAAGACAGAAAGCACAGGACGTACGTCTATACCCTCATAGTGACGGAGACACTGGAAGACTGGGAGGACTCTGTCAACATTG ggaggaagaggaagtggttCAAAGTTGACGAAGCCATCAGGGTCCTGCAGAGCCACAAGCCTGTCCACGCAGAGTACCTGCGTAGGCTCACAAACACCTGTAACCCCACCTGCAGTCCTGTGTGTAGCCCGACTAATGGCAACACCCAGAGCTCCCAAGTGACGGACAACAACACACCTCACTATGTTGTTTGCGCCACACAGGGCCCAGAGCTAGTGAACAGATAG
- the nudt4a gene encoding nudix (nucleoside diphosphate linked moiety X)-type motif 4a isoform X1, translating into MMKFKPNQTRTYDGEGFKRRAACLCFKTEKEDEVLLVSSSRHPDQWIVPGGGMEPEEEPYGAAMREVYEEAGVKGKLGRLLGIFEHNQDRKHRTYVYTLIVTETLEDWEDSVNIGRKRKWFKVDEAIRVLQSHKPVHAEYLRRLTNTCNPTCSPVCSPTNGNTQSSQVTDNNTPHYVVCATQGPELVNR; encoded by the exons ATGATGAAGTTTAAGCCCAACCAGACCAGGACGTACGACGGGGAAGGGTTCAAGAGAAGAGcagcgtgtttgtgttttaaaaccGAAAAAGAGGACGAG GTGCTACTGGTGAGCAGCAGTCGACATCCAGACCAATGGATTGTGCCAGGAGGGGGAATGGAACCGGAGGAGGAGCCCTATGGAGCCGCTATGAGGGAGGTGTATGAAgag gctGGTGTGAAGGGAAAGCTTGGCAGACTACTTGGCATTTTCGAG CACAATCAAGACAGAAAGCACAGGACGTACGTCTATACCCTCATAGTGACGGAGACACTGGAAGACTGGGAGGACTCTGTCAACATTG ggaggaagaggaagtggttCAAAGTTGACGAAGCCATCAGGGTCCTGCAGAGCCACAAGCCTGTCCACGCAGAGTACCTGCGTAGGCTCACAAACACCTGTAACCCCACCTGCAGTCCTGTGTGTAGCCCGACTAATGGCAACACCCAGAGCTCCCAAGTGACGGACAACAACACACCTCACTATGTTGTTTGCGCCACACAGGGCCCAGAGCTAGTGAACAGATAG